A part of Streptomyces sp. DSM 40750 genomic DNA contains:
- a CDS encoding alpha/beta hydrolase, which translates to MADSREHSFAGTRGGVTAREWPCEGARYVVLLVHGYGEHIGRYEHVADALVNHGAAVFGPDHMGHGRSAGERVLIEDFEDVVTDVHTVEELARTVYPRLPVVLIGHSMGGLIAARYAQRYGTGLAALVLSGPVIGIWEPVRKLLAPPEVPDVPLDPKLLSRDMAVGATYANDPLVWHGPFKRPTLEAFDRTLETISKSGAIGSLPLLWLHGDDDRIVPLPGSRTGIEEFRGTEWTERIYPGARHEVFNETNKGEVLADVGEFVDGVLAR; encoded by the coding sequence ATGGCCGACTCGCGCGAGCACAGCTTCGCCGGTACGCGGGGCGGTGTCACCGCACGGGAATGGCCGTGTGAGGGGGCGCGGTACGTCGTGCTCCTGGTGCACGGCTACGGGGAACACATCGGCCGGTACGAACACGTGGCCGATGCCCTGGTGAATCACGGCGCGGCGGTGTTCGGTCCCGATCACATGGGACATGGCAGGTCGGCGGGCGAACGGGTGCTGATCGAGGACTTCGAGGACGTGGTCACCGATGTGCACACGGTGGAGGAGCTGGCCCGGACGGTGTACCCGCGTCTGCCGGTGGTGCTGATCGGCCACTCCATGGGCGGTCTGATCGCCGCCCGGTACGCCCAGCGGTACGGCACCGGGCTCGCCGCGCTCGTGCTGTCCGGGCCGGTGATCGGTATCTGGGAGCCGGTGAGGAAGCTGCTCGCACCGCCGGAGGTGCCCGACGTCCCGCTCGACCCGAAGCTGCTCTCGCGGGACATGGCGGTCGGGGCCACGTACGCGAACGATCCGCTGGTGTGGCACGGCCCGTTCAAGCGGCCGACGCTGGAGGCCTTCGACCGCACCCTGGAGACGATCTCGAAGAGCGGGGCCATCGGTTCGCTCCCGTTGCTGTGGCTGCACGGCGACGACGACCGGATCGTGCCGCTGCCGGGAAGCCGTACGGGGATCGAGGAGTTCCGCGGTACCGAGTGGACCGAGCGCATTTATCCGGGCGCCCGGCACGAGGTGTTCAACGAGACGAACAAGGGTGAAGTGCTGGCGGACGTCGGGGAGTTCGTGGACGGCGTACTCGCGCGCTGA
- a CDS encoding carbohydrate ABC transporter permease gives MSTRAQPAGAPPPPEAETRQEGPDRAALSAGARQERRLGWLLCAPAVVVMIAVTAYPIGYAVYLSLQRYDLRFPGRAEFVGLSNYGAVLSSPFWWDAFWVTLFITAVSVTIELVLGMGLALVMHRTIFWRGVVRTSVLIPYGIVTVVAAFSWQYAWTPELGYLAELLPSGEAPLTEQWPALWLIILAEVWKTTPFMALLLLAGLALVPEETLKAAMVDGATAWQRFTKIMLPLMKPAILVALLFRTLDAFRIFDNIYVLTAGAQGTGSLSILGYDNLFTALNLGIGSAISVLIFICVGIIAFTFVKLFGTAAPGAEVKR, from the coding sequence ATGAGCACGCGGGCGCAACCGGCCGGAGCCCCGCCGCCGCCCGAAGCGGAGACGCGGCAGGAGGGGCCGGACCGGGCGGCGCTCTCGGCGGGCGCAAGGCAGGAGCGGCGGCTCGGCTGGCTGCTCTGCGCGCCTGCGGTCGTCGTCATGATCGCCGTGACCGCCTACCCCATCGGGTACGCCGTCTATCTGTCCCTCCAGCGGTACGACCTGCGCTTTCCCGGACGGGCGGAGTTCGTGGGCCTGAGCAACTACGGGGCGGTGCTGTCCTCACCGTTCTGGTGGGACGCCTTCTGGGTCACGCTGTTCATCACCGCCGTGTCCGTGACGATCGAACTGGTCCTCGGAATGGGGCTCGCCCTGGTGATGCACCGCACGATCTTCTGGCGCGGCGTCGTCCGCACGTCGGTCCTCATTCCGTACGGAATCGTCACCGTGGTCGCCGCCTTTTCCTGGCAGTACGCCTGGACCCCGGAACTCGGATACCTCGCCGAGTTGCTGCCCAGCGGAGAGGCCCCGCTCACCGAGCAGTGGCCCGCCCTCTGGCTGATCATCCTCGCCGAGGTGTGGAAGACGACGCCGTTCATGGCCCTGCTGCTGCTCGCGGGCCTCGCGCTGGTCCCCGAGGAGACCTTGAAGGCGGCCATGGTGGACGGTGCCACCGCCTGGCAGCGCTTCACCAAGATCATGCTGCCGCTGATGAAGCCGGCCATCCTGGTGGCACTGCTCTTCCGCACACTGGACGCGTTCCGGATCTTCGACAACATCTACGTCCTGACCGCGGGCGCCCAGGGGACCGGCTCTCTGTCGATCCTCGGGTACGACAACCTGTTCACCGCACTGAACCTGGGCATCGGGTCGGCGATCTCGGTCCTGATCTTCATCTGCGTCGGCATCATCGCCTTCACCTTCGTCAAGTTGTTCGGCACCGCCGCACCCGGTGCGGAGGTGAAGCGCTGA
- a CDS encoding DUF309 domain-containing protein, with amino-acid sequence MSGTSDGGTAQGRDRDVEGRARSARPRDGLGRPLPYGARGVERQPEGVVRDPEETVVEAQALLDAGKPFHAHEVFEDAWKSGPEEERALWRGLAQLAVGLTHSARGNVKGGARLLRRGAGAVEDWGAGSGRRRPHGVDLAGVGAWARELADVVEREGRAVDAGAWAPRLRGADGSSTARPGRR; translated from the coding sequence ATGAGCGGGACATCGGATGGTGGGACGGCACAGGGGCGGGACCGGGACGTGGAGGGGCGGGCGCGGAGTGCGCGGCCACGGGACGGGTTGGGGCGGCCGCTGCCCTACGGGGCGCGGGGTGTGGAGCGGCAGCCCGAGGGGGTCGTGCGGGACCCCGAGGAGACGGTCGTCGAGGCGCAGGCGTTGCTGGACGCGGGGAAGCCGTTCCACGCGCACGAGGTCTTCGAGGACGCCTGGAAGTCCGGGCCCGAGGAGGAGCGTGCCCTGTGGCGTGGTCTGGCCCAGCTCGCGGTGGGACTCACGCACTCGGCACGCGGGAACGTCAAGGGCGGGGCGCGGTTGCTGCGGCGCGGCGCCGGGGCCGTCGAGGACTGGGGGGCCGGCAGTGGGCGTCGGCGTCCCCACGGTGTCGATCTGGCCGGAGTGGGTGCCTGGGCGCGGGAGTTGGCCGACGTCGTGGAGCGGGAGGGGCGTGCGGTGGACGCGGGGGCGTGGGCGCCGCGGCTGCGTGGGGCCGACGGGTCCTCGACAGCTCGTCCCGGACGCCGGTAG
- a CDS encoding CapA family protein: MGDGVVTLFLCGDVMLGRGVDQILPNPGDPVLREDCVVDARSYVRMAEAVGGPIPAPVDPSWPWGEALRLLEEAAPDVRIVNLETAVTRGDAFAAGKAVHYRMHPDNLPSLTVARPDVCVLANNHVLDFGREGLDETLGSLARAGLRTAGAGRNAAEAYAPTAIPLTPTGRVLVFALGTRSGGVPSGWAATDDGSGVAYVPGLSASAADALVRRVDAVRRAGDIVVVSVHWGSNWGYLIPRDQVRFAHALVDGGVDLVHGHSSHHPRSIEVYRDRLILHGCGDFIDDYEGIPGYEEYRDDLRIAYVVTVAASTGRLTGLRMVPLRASRMRLEPAPAGDRAWLRTTLDRISHGVRITLEADGTLAAESGP, translated from the coding sequence ATGGGCGACGGCGTGGTGACGCTGTTCCTGTGCGGGGACGTGATGCTCGGGCGCGGCGTCGATCAGATCCTCCCGAACCCCGGTGATCCGGTGTTGCGGGAGGACTGCGTCGTGGACGCCCGGTCCTACGTGCGGATGGCGGAGGCGGTCGGCGGCCCGATTCCGGCTCCGGTCGATCCGTCCTGGCCGTGGGGCGAGGCGCTGCGTCTGCTGGAGGAGGCTGCCCCGGACGTCCGGATCGTGAATCTGGAGACCGCCGTGACGCGTGGTGACGCGTTCGCGGCGGGCAAGGCGGTCCACTACCGCATGCACCCCGACAACCTGCCCTCTCTCACGGTGGCCCGGCCGGACGTCTGCGTGCTGGCCAACAACCACGTGCTGGACTTCGGCCGCGAGGGCTTGGACGAGACGCTCGGCTCGCTGGCCCGTGCGGGACTGCGGACCGCCGGCGCGGGCCGGAACGCGGCCGAGGCGTACGCGCCCACGGCGATCCCCCTCACCCCCACCGGCCGCGTCCTCGTCTTCGCCCTCGGGACGCGCTCCGGCGGCGTCCCGTCCGGCTGGGCGGCGACCGACGACGGCTCCGGCGTCGCGTACGTCCCCGGACTGTCGGCCTCCGCCGCCGACGCGCTGGTCCGGCGCGTGGACGCCGTCAGACGTGCGGGCGACATCGTGGTGGTGTCCGTGCACTGGGGTTCCAACTGGGGATATCTCATCCCCCGCGACCAGGTCCGCTTCGCGCACGCCCTGGTGGACGGCGGCGTCGACCTCGTCCACGGACACTCCTCGCACCACCCCCGCTCCATAGAGGTGTACCGGGATCGGCTGATCCTCCACGGCTGCGGCGACTTCATCGACGACTACGAGGGCATCCCCGGCTACGAGGAGTACCGCGACGACCTCCGGATCGCCTACGTCGTCACCGTGGCGGCGAGCACGGGACGGCTCACCGGCCTGCGCATGGTCCCCCTGCGCGCCAGCCGCATGCGGCTGGAGCCCGCGCCCGCCGGGGACCGCGCCTGGCTCCGCACCACCCTCGACCGCATCAGCCACGGTGTACGCATCACCCTCGAGGCCGACGGCACCCTCGCGGCGGAGAGCGGACCATGA
- a CDS encoding carbohydrate ABC transporter permease: MAAAGKTHAARWGVMNVVVVLYALFPVWWIAALSFKDPTTLTDGNYIPTDWTWENYRGIFETAEFTRALINSIGIALIATVIAVALGTMAAYAVARLRFPGKRVLIGMSLLIAMFPPISLVSPLFNIERIVGIFDTWVGLIIPYMTFSLPLAIYTLSAFFREIPWDLEKAAKVDGATPAQAFRMVIVPLAAPGVFTTAILVFIFCWNDFLFAISLTSTESARTVPAAIAFFTGSSQFQQPTGSIAAAAVVITIPIIVFVLFFQRRIVAGLTSGAVKG; encoded by the coding sequence ATGGCCGCAGCAGGAAAGACGCATGCCGCCCGATGGGGCGTCATGAACGTGGTAGTCGTGCTGTATGCGCTGTTCCCGGTGTGGTGGATCGCCGCGCTGTCGTTCAAGGACCCCACCACCCTGACGGACGGCAACTACATCCCCACGGACTGGACCTGGGAGAACTACCGGGGCATCTTCGAGACCGCCGAGTTCACCCGTGCGCTGATCAACTCGATCGGTATCGCTCTGATCGCCACGGTGATCGCGGTGGCGCTGGGCACCATGGCCGCCTACGCGGTGGCCAGACTGCGCTTCCCCGGCAAACGGGTGCTCATCGGGATGTCACTGCTGATCGCCATGTTCCCCCCGATCTCCCTGGTGTCACCCCTGTTCAACATCGAGCGGATCGTGGGGATCTTCGACACCTGGGTCGGGCTGATCATCCCGTACATGACCTTCTCCCTGCCGCTCGCGATCTACACCCTGTCGGCGTTCTTCCGGGAGATCCCCTGGGATCTGGAGAAGGCAGCCAAGGTCGACGGGGCGACGCCCGCGCAGGCCTTCCGGATGGTCATCGTGCCGCTGGCCGCGCCGGGCGTGTTCACCACGGCCATTCTCGTGTTCATCTTCTGCTGGAACGACTTCCTGTTCGCGATCTCGCTGACCTCCACCGAGTCCGCGCGCACGGTGCCCGCCGCGATCGCGTTCTTCACCGGGAGCTCCCAGTTCCAGCAGCCCACAGGGTCGATCGCCGCCGCCGCTGTGGTCATCACCATCCCGATCATCGTTTTCGTCCTGTTCTTCCAACGGCGGATCGTCGCCGGACTGACCTCCGGGGCAGTCAAGGGGTGA
- a CDS encoding ABC transporter substrate-binding protein, with product MFAVLPLLASVLAACGSDEGSGRPTLNWYNFPDDSGALQKAADRCSQASGGRYRISYNKLPRAADGQRQQLVRRLAAEDDSLDILGLDVTWAAEFAEARWVREWTGTAKQQATEGTLRVPLQTSTWKGKLYAVPYNTNTQLLWYRKDLVPTPPRTWSEMLDMADALARQGKPHFVEIQGAQYEGLTVWFNTLINSAGGSILNASATEPSLGPPAVRAAGIMRDLAKSPAADPSLPNQMEDQNRLAMESGAAAFELNYPFVYPSMKANNPELFKNFRWAPYPRVDANRPARPTIGGIDLAVSAYSRHPDLAFEAALCLRNRENQLTAALEGGLPPTLRALYDEPAFMKEYPFSGEVLAALESASVRPLTPAYQNVSIAVSHTLSPPSGIKPESSVDTIREQIGDALRSEGVIP from the coding sequence ATGTTTGCCGTACTGCCGTTGCTGGCGTCGGTGCTCGCCGCTTGTGGCAGCGACGAGGGCTCCGGTAGGCCCACCCTCAACTGGTACAACTTCCCGGACGACTCCGGTGCGCTCCAGAAGGCGGCCGACCGGTGCAGCCAGGCGTCGGGCGGCCGCTACAGGATCAGCTACAACAAGCTCCCGCGTGCCGCCGACGGCCAGCGCCAGCAGCTTGTCCGCAGACTTGCCGCCGAGGACGACTCGCTCGACATCCTGGGCCTGGACGTCACCTGGGCGGCGGAGTTCGCCGAGGCACGCTGGGTCCGGGAATGGACGGGGACGGCGAAGCAGCAGGCCACCGAGGGCACCCTGCGCGTACCGCTGCAGACCTCGACCTGGAAGGGCAAGCTGTACGCCGTCCCGTACAACACCAACACCCAGCTCCTTTGGTACCGCAAGGACCTGGTGCCCACCCCACCCAGGACCTGGTCCGAGATGCTGGACATGGCCGACGCTCTCGCCCGGCAGGGCAAACCGCACTTCGTGGAGATCCAGGGCGCCCAGTACGAGGGCCTGACCGTCTGGTTCAACACGCTGATCAACAGCGCGGGCGGCTCCATCCTCAACGCGAGCGCGACCGAGCCCTCCCTCGGTCCTCCCGCCGTGCGGGCCGCCGGGATCATGCGTGATCTGGCGAAGTCCCCGGCCGCGGACCCCTCCCTGCCCAACCAGATGGAGGACCAGAACCGCCTCGCCATGGAGTCGGGGGCGGCGGCATTCGAGCTCAACTACCCGTTCGTCTATCCGTCGATGAAGGCGAACAACCCCGAGCTGTTCAAGAACTTCCGCTGGGCGCCGTACCCCCGGGTCGACGCGAACCGCCCGGCACGGCCCACCATCGGCGGCATCGATCTGGCGGTGAGCGCCTACTCGCGCCACCCCGACCTGGCCTTCGAGGCGGCACTGTGCCTGCGCAACAGGGAGAACCAGCTCACCGCCGCGCTCGAGGGCGGTCTGCCACCCACCCTGCGCGCCCTGTACGACGAGCCCGCGTTCATGAAGGAGTACCCCTTCTCCGGGGAGGTGCTGGCCGCACTGGAGTCGGCGAGCGTGCGCCCGCTCACTCCCGCCTACCAGAACGTGTCGATCGCGGTCTCCCACACGCTGTCTCCGCCGTCCGGGATCAAACCGGAGAGCTCCGTCGACACCATCAGGGAGCAGATCGGCGATGCCCTGCGATCCGAGGGTGTGATCCCGTGA
- a CDS encoding Dps family protein: MTMVRSTLPEPARRIAGDALQESLVDLLGLSLIGKQAHWNIVGPRFRSIHFQLDEVVSTTRSYADQVAERAAALGVAPDGRPETVAARFDLQGPKDGWLRDTEVVRLLVEALETAIGRLRERIDATEDADKVSQDLLISLTYELEKQRWMFEAENWPRED; this comes from the coding sequence ATGACGATGGTGAGGAGCACACTGCCCGAGCCCGCCCGCCGGATCGCGGGCGACGCACTGCAGGAGAGCCTGGTGGATCTGCTGGGGCTCTCGCTGATCGGGAAGCAGGCCCACTGGAACATCGTGGGACCGAGGTTCCGTTCGATCCACTTCCAGCTCGACGAGGTGGTGTCCACGACACGGTCGTACGCCGATCAGGTCGCCGAACGCGCGGCGGCTCTCGGGGTGGCCCCGGACGGCCGGCCCGAGACCGTGGCGGCGCGGTTCGACCTCCAGGGGCCGAAGGACGGCTGGCTGCGGGACACCGAGGTCGTACGGCTGCTGGTGGAGGCGCTGGAGACGGCGATCGGGCGGCTGCGCGAGCGTATCGACGCCACCGAGGACGCCGACAAGGTTTCGCAGGACCTGCTCATCTCCCTCACCTACGAGCTGGAGAAGCAGCGCTGGATGTTCGAGGCGGAGAACTGGCCGCGCGAGGACTGA
- a CDS encoding sulfite exporter TauE/SafE family protein has product MNTMTLWHLSMAEFAALAFAALLVGFSKTAVSGANTVSLAIFAAVLPARASTGVLLPILIVGDVLAVLTYRRHAHWPTLWKLFPAVGVGVVLGTLFLIRADDQIVRTSIGAILLLMTAVTIWRRRTVDKDDEPDAITTRAGRVKARSYGVLGGFTTMVANAGGPVMSMYLLSAGFRKLGFLGTSAFFFLIVNVSKVPFSVGLGLIDAHSLLLDAALALFVVPGAFLGKWAVSRINQKVFEQLVIAATIVGGLQLLLR; this is encoded by the coding sequence ATGAACACGATGACTCTCTGGCACCTGTCCATGGCCGAGTTCGCGGCCCTTGCCTTCGCCGCCCTGCTCGTCGGCTTCTCGAAGACCGCCGTGAGCGGTGCCAACACGGTCAGCCTCGCGATCTTCGCGGCGGTCCTGCCCGCCCGTGCCTCGACCGGGGTCCTCCTGCCGATCCTCATCGTCGGGGACGTCCTCGCCGTGCTCACCTATCGCAGACACGCCCACTGGCCCACCCTGTGGAAGCTCTTCCCGGCGGTCGGCGTCGGCGTCGTCCTCGGCACGCTGTTCCTGATCCGGGCCGACGACCAGATCGTACGAACGTCCATCGGCGCGATCCTGCTGCTGATGACGGCCGTCACCATCTGGCGCCGCCGCACGGTCGACAAGGACGACGAACCCGACGCGATCACGACCCGCGCCGGCCGCGTCAAGGCCCGCTCGTACGGCGTCCTCGGCGGCTTCACCACCATGGTCGCCAACGCCGGCGGCCCCGTGATGTCCATGTACCTGCTCTCGGCGGGCTTCCGGAAGCTCGGCTTCCTCGGCACGTCGGCCTTCTTCTTCCTCATCGTCAACGTCTCCAAGGTCCCCTTCAGCGTGGGCCTCGGCCTCATCGACGCCCACTCCCTGCTGCTGGACGCCGCACTCGCCCTGTTCGTCGTGCCGGGCGCCTTCCTCGGCAAATGGGCAGTGAGCCGCATCAACCAGAAGGTGTTCGAACAGTTGGTGATCGCGGCGACGATCGTGGGCGGCCTGCAACTACTGCTCCGCTGA
- a CDS encoding RtcB family protein: protein MELIEERPYRYRIDPRGPMRVPGVVFASRNLLADAEQSLQQVVNVATLPGIVGASYAMPDIHWGYGFPIGGVAATDLDDGGVVSPGGVGFDISCGVRLLAADADRRTVEPALPEIMDALDRSIPRGAGPGGVWRMTGPGQLERILRGGSRYAVQEGYGEQRDLTRCEDGGAVADADVTQVSRRARERGLGQVGSLGSANHFLEVQRVAEVYDERVAAAFGLAVGQVCVMIHCGSRGLGHQICTDHVRAMDHAMSRYGITVPDRQLACTPVDSPEGRDYLGAMAAAANYGRANRQLLSHAARRVFERASGAHLSLVYDVSHNLAKIETHTVAGARRRLCVHRKGATRAFPPGHAELPEDLREFGQPVLIPGTMGTASYVLAGVPGGDAFFSTCHGAGRVMSRHRAARTVVGKELRARLEAAGIAVRPKSLRGLAEETPEAYKDVAEVVAASEAAGLCRTVARLVPLGVVKG, encoded by the coding sequence ATGGAACTGATCGAGGAGCGCCCCTACCGCTACCGCATCGACCCCCGGGGACCCATGCGGGTGCCCGGCGTGGTGTTCGCCTCCCGGAACCTGCTCGCCGACGCCGAGCAGTCGCTGCAGCAGGTCGTCAACGTGGCCACACTGCCGGGCATCGTCGGCGCCTCGTACGCCATGCCGGACATTCACTGGGGCTACGGCTTCCCCATCGGCGGCGTGGCCGCGACCGACCTCGACGACGGCGGAGTGGTCTCGCCCGGCGGAGTCGGCTTCGACATCTCCTGCGGCGTGCGGCTGCTGGCCGCCGACGCCGACCGGCGGACGGTGGAGCCCGCACTGCCCGAGATCATGGACGCCCTGGACCGCTCGATCCCGCGCGGCGCGGGGCCCGGCGGCGTGTGGCGGATGACCGGCCCCGGGCAACTGGAGCGGATCCTGCGCGGCGGCTCCCGGTACGCCGTCCAGGAGGGGTACGGCGAACAGCGCGACCTGACGCGCTGTGAGGACGGCGGGGCGGTCGCCGACGCCGACGTGACGCAGGTCAGCCGGCGGGCGCGGGAACGCGGCCTCGGGCAGGTGGGCAGCCTGGGATCCGCCAACCACTTCCTGGAGGTCCAGCGGGTCGCCGAGGTGTACGACGAGCGGGTCGCCGCCGCCTTCGGGCTCGCCGTCGGCCAGGTGTGCGTGATGATCCACTGCGGTTCGCGCGGCCTGGGACACCAGATCTGCACCGATCACGTCCGGGCGATGGACCACGCCATGAGCCGGTACGGCATCACCGTGCCCGACCGGCAGCTGGCCTGCACCCCCGTCGACTCCCCCGAGGGGCGGGACTATCTGGGCGCGATGGCCGCTGCCGCCAACTACGGCCGCGCCAACCGCCAGTTGCTGTCGCATGCCGCACGCCGGGTCTTCGAACGGGCCTCGGGCGCGCACCTCTCACTGGTGTACGACGTGTCCCACAACCTCGCCAAGATCGAGACCCACACCGTGGCCGGAGCACGGCGACGCCTGTGTGTGCACCGCAAGGGTGCCACCCGTGCCTTCCCGCCCGGCCACGCCGAACTGCCCGAGGATCTGCGGGAGTTCGGGCAGCCGGTACTGATCCCCGGAACGATGGGCACGGCCTCGTACGTCCTGGCCGGAGTGCCCGGCGGCGACGCCTTCTTCTCCACCTGCCACGGCGCCGGCCGCGTGATGAGCCGACACCGGGCCGCACGCACGGTCGTCGGCAAGGAGCTGCGGGCCCGGCTGGAGGCGGCCGGCATCGCGGTGCGCCCGAAGTCGTTGCGGGGGCTGGCCGAGGAGACACCGGAGGCGTACAAGGACGTCGCCGAGGTGGTCGCCGCGAGCGAGGCGGCGGGGTTGTGCCGCACAGTGGCCCGGCTGGTTCCGCTGGGCGTGGTCAAAGGCTGA
- a CDS encoding WhiB family transcriptional regulator gives MEWLRRAACVGEDPELFFPVGTTGPAVDDVAAAKRVCARCPVRRECLNWALGNGQTAGVWGGMGEEERTELLRRAGSADAARHEAFARHEAMRSNA, from the coding sequence ATGGAGTGGTTGCGGAGAGCGGCCTGCGTGGGAGAGGACCCCGAACTGTTCTTCCCCGTGGGCACCACAGGACCGGCGGTCGACGACGTCGCCGCCGCCAAGCGCGTCTGTGCCCGCTGCCCGGTGCGCCGCGAGTGCCTGAACTGGGCGCTCGGCAACGGGCAGACGGCCGGCGTGTGGGGCGGCATGGGCGAGGAGGAGCGCACCGAACTGCTCCGCAGGGCGGGCAGCGCCGACGCCGCCCGGCACGAAGCGTTCGCCCGGCACGAAGCGATGAGGAGTAACGCCTGA
- a CDS encoding archease — translation MVGESGDDREARRQGEGGHRLVPHTADVRIEAWGTSLEGCLAEAVMGMVGCFADVSAVRPTAVEPVRFPEAGGDDLLAALLDEVVYRLEVHGQVPVDVEADVDDSGLEVRLAVAALSDVEIIGAAPKGISWHELHIGPDAYGWSCAVTVDV, via the coding sequence ATGGTCGGCGAATCAGGTGACGACAGGGAGGCGCGGCGGCAGGGCGAGGGCGGGCACCGGCTGGTGCCGCACACGGCCGACGTGCGCATCGAGGCGTGGGGCACGAGCCTGGAAGGCTGCCTGGCGGAGGCCGTCATGGGCATGGTGGGCTGTTTCGCGGACGTCTCCGCGGTCCGGCCCACCGCCGTGGAGCCGGTGCGGTTCCCCGAGGCCGGCGGCGACGATCTGCTGGCCGCGCTGCTGGACGAGGTGGTCTACCGGCTGGAGGTGCACGGCCAGGTGCCCGTCGACGTCGAGGCGGACGTGGACGACAGCGGCCTCGAGGTGCGGCTCGCCGTCGCCGCTCTCTCGGACGTGGAGATCATCGGCGCGGCACCGAAGGGCATCTCGTGGCACGAGCTGCACATCGGGCCGGACGCCTACGGCTGGTCGTGCGCGGTGACCGTCGACGTGTGA
- a CDS encoding ABC transporter ATP-binding protein, which translates to MAEIILEGVTKRFPDGALAVQDVDLEIADGEFVILVGPSGCGKSTTLNMIAGLEDITEGTLRIGDRVVNDLAPKERDVAMVFQSYALYPHMNVRENMGFPLRLAKVDKATIDAKVTEAARILDLTEHLDRKPANLSGGQRQRVAMGRAIVRDPKAFLMDEPLSNLDAKLRVQMRTQISRLQRRLGTTTVYVTHDQTEAMTLGDRVVVMRQGLVQQIGTPAELYDLPRNIFVAGFIGSPAMNFLNATLEGGVLRSSLGDLPLDDRTRQALERRNAPREVIVGLRPEAFEDVALSHDRDRTGPVFTATVEVLESLGSDVYVYFTAEGGPATTTELEELAKDSGLRDTGTDTQHIVARLDAATRAREGEPVELRVDMAKAHVFDPATGANLTHPLRAD; encoded by the coding sequence ATGGCCGAGATCATCCTTGAGGGAGTCACCAAGCGCTTTCCCGACGGGGCCCTCGCCGTGCAGGACGTGGACCTCGAGATCGCCGACGGCGAGTTCGTGATCCTGGTCGGTCCGTCGGGATGCGGCAAGTCCACCACCCTGAACATGATCGCCGGACTTGAGGACATCACGGAGGGCACCCTGCGCATCGGAGACCGGGTCGTCAACGACCTGGCTCCCAAGGAACGCGATGTCGCGATGGTGTTCCAGAGCTATGCCCTGTACCCGCACATGAACGTCCGGGAGAACATGGGCTTCCCGCTGCGCCTGGCCAAGGTGGACAAGGCCACCATCGACGCCAAGGTGACGGAGGCCGCCCGGATCCTCGACCTGACCGAGCACCTGGACCGCAAGCCCGCCAACCTCTCGGGCGGTCAGCGCCAGCGGGTGGCCATGGGGCGGGCGATCGTCCGTGATCCCAAGGCGTTCCTGATGGACGAGCCGCTGTCCAACCTGGACGCCAAACTCCGGGTGCAGATGCGCACCCAGATCTCACGTCTGCAGCGGCGCCTCGGCACGACCACCGTGTACGTCACCCACGACCAGACCGAGGCGATGACGCTCGGCGACCGGGTCGTGGTCATGAGACAGGGCCTGGTCCAGCAGATCGGCACACCTGCCGAGCTGTACGACCTGCCGCGCAACATCTTCGTCGCGGGCTTCATCGGCTCCCCGGCGATGAACTTCCTGAACGCCACTCTGGAGGGCGGTGTCCTGCGCTCGTCCCTGGGCGACCTGCCCCTGGACGACCGTACGAGGCAGGCACTGGAACGCCGGAACGCGCCCCGCGAGGTCATCGTCGGGCTGCGACCGGAGGCATTCGAGGACGTGGCCCTGTCACACGACCGGGACCGGACGGGCCCGGTCTTCACCGCGACCGTGGAGGTACTGGAGTCGCTGGGCTCTGATGTGTATGTCTACTTCACCGCGGAGGGCGGGCCCGCGACGACCACCGAACTGGAGGAGCTCGCCAAGGACTCGGGCCTGCGCGACACCGGAACCGACACCCAACACATCGTGGCCCGCCTGGACGCCGCCACGCGTGCCCGCGAGGGCGAACCGGTGGAGCTGCGGGTCGACATGGCCAAGGCTCACGTGTTCGACCCGGCGACCGGAGCGAACCTTACGCATCCACTGAGGGCGGACTGA